The Lactuca sativa cultivar Salinas chromosome 2, Lsat_Salinas_v11, whole genome shotgun sequence genome includes the window TTGAATTCCATTCCATTTACTGCCAAAACCTCGTGACAGATCATGATTCCTTCAAATTCTAATTCCTTCAACCGATTCCATTTGTAATTCCTTTCACAGATTCcatttcttaaaaaaacattCTATGAACCCAAGGCCCCATAAGTCTATTTCATCATAAAATTACACATTTCATAGATTAAAGTTATTCACGTTAAAACCTACTCGATGTGAATGTTTTGATCATATAATTTCATCTCCCAATTGATTCTTTTgagcattaaaaaaaattaaaatttttctgTTTAGTGATGAAAGATCGAACACTGGGAATGCCTTTGTTGGTGGCTTTGTTCTAGGAGGATTGCTTGTTGGCACACTTGGTTGCATATATGCACCTCAGGTTTGACTAATTGACTTGACAAACTAATATGAACAACTACTATTCAGTATTGCTACATGTTGATACTTGATATTGGTGTGAATTTTTTACTTAATTATTGCATCGTATGAATTTATATACCcgagtttattttcttttttacagATAAGTAAGGTGCTGGCTGGAACTGACAAAAAGGACTTGCTAAAGAAGCTGCCCAATTTCATTTATGATGAAGAAAAAGCTTTGGAGGTAAACATACTCTATGATTTGTTTCTATAATTTAATCACACAATCTTTTCTAAAATTGACtggtaaatatatgttttttttttttttattattattattaagctTATGTTTGATATTATAGTTTTGTAAGTAGTAAATTCTGTAATTATAAGTAAATAAGTTATAGGATTCCAGAAAAACCATACGTTTTATTTGCGTATAACATAAAGAttgatatgaaaaaaaaattgatcccATTCCTACACACCAACGAAACACGATCATGGAATGTAATCACTCATTCCATTCCTTTGTCACTTCATTCCATTTCATTTaactaaacagacatttggtatGCAAGAAGTTCAATTCCatattataaaatttatttaCTTCCTCTCGACCATATTTGACCAACTAAACCTATTAGGGGCAATTTTGTCATAAAACATTAAACTTGTTTAATATAAATATTTGTTGCAGAAAACACGCAAGAAATTGGCACAGAAGATAGCGGAATTGAACTCTGCTATAGATGATGTATCGTCTCAGTTGAaatcagatgatgatgatgatgagcctACCACCACTAATGGTGTTGTTCCTGATGAAACACAAGCTCTTGCATAAAAAGATAGTAATGTTAAAATCTAGTGCTTTTCATGTCCATCTTTGTTATCCTAGACCTTCGACACCAAAGCTTTTGATTTTATAACATCGTGACATGTTTTGTTTTCTTCTTGTGGTTGTTGGTGTTTTTGTATGCTACATTATGTTTTGGTTTATGTTTAATGTTTATTGCAGAGGTGGGCTATGTAATAACGATATGAACAAGATTAGATATCTAGGGTTATTTTTTTATGATGGGGGTGGggagggtatttatgtctttttgaCAAGTGAGTGATCAAGAACGAGTTTTTGTCCCATTGACTGATATTTCTTCTTGTGTCCAGTTCCCCAAATCTAGAGGATCAGCTTTATCTATGACATGATGTAAAAGGATCAGATTTAGCTATGAATCTTCTGATTGATAATTAGGTCAAAAAAGAACATGAATGTAAGAAATTCATTTTTCATGTCAAAATGTTGActttcataaaaaaaaactacTCCGGTTTTATCTTGTTCTCCTTGTTAAATAATATATTTCTACAAATGGCATTGTTATTCTTTAAAttcaaacagaaaaaaaaaaaaagaatctaaATTCACCTAAGATAACTCTTATTCCAATATTAATGAACCTAAAAATAATAGCAACCTAACAAAAATTACTTTCTATTCAAAGCCTTTGTTACAGGTTTAGTCCATGCTTGTTTTGAGGTTTAATTCTTGTATGTTTGATCGACTACTTGATTGAATTAAGAGATTTTCTCCAGATGTATTtatatatttctttattttttttccttaaGTTTTATAGATAATCAATATACGAAGTATAGTACAAAAGTTGTATTATTAAAATAGTAACTTAACTACTTTTAGTAAATATTTTGaatattaaaagcatatatatattttttatatgattattaacgTACTCAATCCGTTTGATGCTTTTCATTTATCATAAATGTTAGTAGTTTGTCTAGTGAAGATAAAATAAAAAGATCGTAAAAATCGTTTGGTAGTAACTCGGTGGTCAACTGACGATAAACGGTCAATTGGACTAGGCGCGGATTAATCGGGGAACcctaaataattaataaaattatttaaaaaaaattaatatttcctaaaaaattaagtattttaaaatttaaaaattttagaaattagaaattttaaaaatttgagtataatattttaaagtttgaaagcttaaaaaattttaattttaaatttttggtgtaatatttgaaaattaaaaattttgaatttttaaaaatttcccgTCTATGACCGCCAAGCCTGattttgaccgattttgaccaatTTTCGTCAAACATTCTAATCGTAATCGGTTTAAGACCGTCAAAtgattaatcgccgattaatcggccgtcaaggccgatttctgcaacactacaatttaccaatttcaatcaaaATGAAATTCCTAAATCTTTTGAAATCCGTTAAatctatcaatgacatgtttaatcttagattatgctctttctatttgtgactgagatatcgaggatcacatacaagatgtgaataatcatgcaaatgtGGATGACAAcattgatgtcatttatcatctctaattgatgtgctggttaaccacacacgcttcatcaaTAATGATAATTCTCGAGATgcctattattattttttatagtcTTTATTAGTGTGTTggtgaaccacacacgctccattaatgacatataaagcataatgtgcaatttcatttaTTAGCATAAAAATTCACAATTttcataaagtaactaagagtgagatttaaaaaaaaatagtttagttaatttatatcattatacttattaaggGGGTTATGTCCTATTAAACTCGCTCGGCTAACGACCCACCACCATATAGGAGAGCGGTGGGTgatagtggacacccattcaatgaCCATTTTATATGTCGCTTCCTTATACCCTCTTCATAtcatggtttcgtgaatgaggcctctTATTGATTTGACTgactattcttatacatatagtgtattaacatttaattatatatataaatatatatatatatatatatatatatatatatatatatatatgtgtgtgtgtgtgtgtatatatatatatatatatatatatatatatatatatgggaaaagtgaatatgtggttgtcatgtatgtaatattaggtatagaaccatcaaaattgacttcattttgattaaaaaaacataaGTTTTTTTCATTGTTAGCTTCTTCTAATTGCTTTTATGCTCTTATTATTTCTGATTTCATAATTTATCCCCAACACTATGTATTTCGAATGTGTTTTTTATATTAGACCTCTAGTAGGCTTCATAACTTTCTGTGACACCAACcatatgtatatttgcatggttcttTTTTATGTGTTATGGGAAGAAGTTTATTGGgtttttaatgaataatttcaATCTTACACTATaattttctattttaaatttgaatatgAAGTTTATAGGTAGTTGATAATGTATTCTTATACATGGTTTGTGTTGCacaattaaaaattaaaactccataaaaatatGTACAAAGTCTATCATCTAGTCTAATAGAGAATACAAGAAAAGTGGTAGAGCGATTTGATTGTATTATGTTAAAACTATGTAGTTTTTaatggttctatacctaatattaggtacataacaaccacatattccctaagccgtatatatatatatatatatatatatatatatatatatatatatatatatatatatatatatatatatatatatatatatatatatatatatatatataaggtgt containing:
- the LOC111913678 gene encoding uncharacterized protein LOC111913678 — translated: MSAVSTSSALLPKHQSTQLSSGSSLKKHDHGFTKLSFGTSKRTFAIKAGYSDERSNTGNAFVGGFVLGGLLVGTLGCIYAPQISKVLAGTDKKDLLKKLPNFIYDEEKALEKTRKKLAQKIAELNSAIDDVSSQLKSDDDDDEPTTTNGVVPDETQALA